CCATTAGTTGGAGCACTGGTTGGGCTGATATTTGGCTTGTTTAGTATTTTACAAGCTATTATGAATCCCACACCTATTTCTGTCGTGTTTTTAGATCCCTTGGTTTCAGTAGTTCCTAGAGTACTTATAGGTATAGTTTCTTACTATGTCTATGTTTTATTTAAAAGACTTGGACAAAAGGCATCAAAGATAACATTGTACTCTATATGGGGAATAACTTTATTCTATTTAAATTTTAATCTTTTTAGAAATATAGGCAATAAAGAAATAAGTTTGTGGGTACAGATATTTAATATTATTTTAATAGGACTGACTATTTTTATAGGATATTATTCCAACAAGAAACTTAAGGAAAGTGCTATAGAAGTAGTAGTATCAGCAGCAGCAGGAACTCTTACAAATACAGTAGGGGTATTATCAGGAATATATTTTATACATGGAGAACAATATGCTTTAAAATTAGGACTTGATCCAAGTACTGCAGGAAAAGCCATTTTAGGCATAGGAATAACTAATGGAATTCCAGAAATAATAGTGGCAATGATAATTGTAACCAGTGTAGTTGCATCTCTTAAAAAGAGTGCTTAGTCCAAAGGATGGTGAAAAATTTGTTATTGGTAATAGATGTAGGAAATACTAATGTGGTTTTAGGAGTATATAAAGAAAATAAATTGTTAAATGATTGGAGAATAGCTACTGACAAAGATAGGACATCAGATGAATATGGATTGTTGTTGGAGCAAATT
Above is a genomic segment from Sporanaerobacter acetigenes DSM 13106 containing:
- a CDS encoding ECF transporter S component; amino-acid sequence: MEKKKFTVKKMAVAGVLGGISAVLGLTPLGFIPVGPTRATIMHIPVIIGAIMEGPLVGALVGLIFGLFSILQAIMNPTPISVVFLDPLVSVVPRVLIGIVSYYVYVLFKRLGQKASKITLYSIWGITLFYLNFNLFRNIGNKEISLWVQIFNIILIGLTIFIGYYSNKKLKESAIEVVVSAAAGTLTNTVGVLSGIYFIHGEQYALKLGLDPSTAGKAILGIGITNGIPEIIVAMIIVTSVVASLKKSA